From the Chloroflexota bacterium genome, the window GGGGAAAGAGGCTAGGGCGGAGCCCTAGAACCCTCCCAGAAGGGATGCTCCCCTTCTGGACTACCCCCGCTCCGGCGGGAGAGGGGGAATCTGATCATTGACTGCATGCTGATATAATCTTGGTAGGGACACATCCGAAAGACTCCTACTAAAGGGGGCTGCGCCCCCTTGGAACCCCCCTTGTTCACCAGTAGTCAGTAATGTGTTCTTCTAGGGATCACGCACACAACGAAAGCCTGTATAATCATCGAAATAATTAGGGTCATGCTTGTATCGGATAGTTGTGCGCACAAAATATGTGGGGAGCCCATAGTACCCTCCCCGCAGCACCCGCTTACCTTCAGCTGTTGCATCCTCTCGGCCATCTTGAGGATTGTACGGATAGGGCTTATAGAGACTACTCGTCCATTCCAGGACATTCCCGACCATATTATAGGCCCCAAAGGGGCTAACTCCCCGTGGATACTCATCGACCTTTGTGAAGGACATAAGCCCGCCTTCCAGAGAATTTACCCTGGATGGATCCCAGATATTCCCCCAAGGATATTTTCTGCCATCCGTTCCCCGTGCTGCCTTCTCCCATTCGGCTTCCGTAGGTAATCGCTTGCCAGCCCACTGAGCATAAGTGTTGGCATCGCGCCAACTCACCCTAACGACAGGGTAGGCTTCGTATCCTGGTTTTAAATATACCGACCAATTCCCGTCGCTTTTATAGCCGGCTGCCTCGACGAATCTGTTGAACTCACCTACAGTGACCTCATATTTATCAATATAGAAGGCGTCGAGATATACCTCCTGTACAGGCGTTTCGTCTACATCCCCGTCGCTGGAACCAAGGACGAAGTAGCCAGCAGGCACGTAAACCATATCGGCGTACTTTTGTCTGTTGGGAGCGCCAAGCGCCTCTAGAGGTAAACGTTCGAAGTCCGAGGATAGAGAACCCTTTGGGGTCTCCGGCTGAGCCTTCGCAGAGCCCACAACAATTATCGAATTCAGCGAAGTGCCATCACGCCCCAAGACAATATCGCCCCAAATATGAAAACCTATTGAGGCCATAAGGACGATGCAGGCTAAGATTATGAACCATTTCGTTATCATCGCTATAGCGAGCTCCTCGCCTGAATTTTGAGCGAAAATTAAATCAGATCCATCATAAGAGCAG encodes:
- a CDS encoding formylglycine-generating enzyme family protein, which produces MITKWFIILACIVLMASIGFHIWGDIVLGRDGTSLNSIIVVGSAKAQPETPKGSLSSDFERLPLEALGAPNRQKYADMVYVPAGYFVLGSSDGDVDETPVQEVYLDAFYIDKYEVTVGEFNRFVEAAGYKSDGNWSVYLKPGYEAYPVVRVSWRDANTYAQWAGKRLPTEAEWEKAARGTDGRKYPWGNIWDPSRVNSLEGGLMSFTKVDEYPRGVSPFGAYNMVGNVLEWTSSLYKPYPYNPQDGREDATAEGKRVLRGGYYGLPTYFVRTTIRYKHDPNYFDDYTGFRCVRDP